The proteins below come from a single Rosa rugosa chromosome 2, drRosRugo1.1, whole genome shotgun sequence genomic window:
- the LOC133734561 gene encoding uncharacterized protein LOC133734561 translates to MVTPTQAISKRPICPSCSKPIRLCLCHRIHNPGLHNSVSVTILQHSFEKNHPLNSARIARLGLKNLKVVTVFDVHFDARFVIRLLDPDLETGLDRNGSKGASFDGAVETGETQKVDSGFCESEIGGFENSSKQRRCSSVVDCNKQCSFGDDIGDMSSAQNQLGSVDSAENCSTSTGDALLVEQEDEFTSGEFTDGKSVFALETCHKHLDGQSNVDVASTATTLDSLSDEHKLSDTDFDSVDSVRVSNAGPVITATIGKNGVISSLTHTWMPQTHHKNSHFDTISDTTEAREALAKGFVVQKLQKQPPKGNVELDEAVEFEVQVPPGSVLLFPSKEAVSASDLEALDIKVKNLIVLDGTWSKAKRMYVENPWLKLLPHLRLDLDKLSLYNEVRVQPKPGFLSTIESIVYALKAVGDSPEGLDNLLDVFESMVGDQRRCKEERLSNVSPPG, encoded by the coding sequence ATGGTGACTCCTACTCAGGCCATTTCCAAGAGACCCATTTGCCCTTCCTGCTCCAAACCCATCCGGCTCTGCCTCTGCCATCGGATCCACAACCCGGGGCTCCACAACTCTGTAAGTGTGACCATTCTCCAACACAGCTTTGAGAAGAACCACCCTCTTAATTCAGCTAGGATTGCCAGATTAGGGCTTAAGAATCTGAAAGTGGTTACTGTTTTTGATGTACATTTTGATGCCCGGTTCGTTATCCGGTTGCTCGACCCGGATTTGGAAACGGGTTTGGACCGGAATGGTTCAAAGGGTGCATCTTTTGATGGAGCTGTGGAAACTGGAGAGACCCAGAAGGTggattctgggttttgtgagTCGGAAATTGGGGGTTTTGAAAATTCATCAAAACAGAGAAGGTGTAGTAGTGTGGTTGATTGTAATAAGCAATGTAGTTTTGGGGATGATATAGGGGATATGAGTAGTGCTCAAAATCAATTAGGAAGTGTagattctgcagaaaattgtaGCACATCGACTGGTGATGCATTACTTGTAGAGCAAGAAGATGAATTCACTAGTGGAGAATTCACTGATGGAAAGAGTGTGTTTGCTTTGGAGACTTGTCATAAGCATTTAGATGGACAATCCAATGTGGATGTGGCTTCAACTGCTACGACATTGGATTCACTATCCGATGAACACAAGCTTTCTGATACGGATTTTGATTCAGTTGACAGTGTCAGAGTTAGTAATGCTGGACCAGTTATAACGGCTACAATTGGCAAGAATGGTGTCATTAGCTCTCTTACTCATACTTGGATGCCACAAACCCATCACAAGAATTCACATTTTGATACGATTTCAGACACTACAGAAGCGCGCGAGGCTCTGGCAAAGGGATTCGTTGTACAAAAGTTGCAAAAGCAGCCACCTAAAGGAAATGTAGAGTTAGATGAAGCTGTAGAGTTTGAAGTACAAGTTCCTCCGGGGTCTGTTCTCTTGTTTCCATCCAAAGAAGCAGTTAGTGCTAGTGACCTTGAAGCCCTGGATATCAAGGTCAAGAATCTGATTGTCTTGGATGGAACATGGTCAAAGGCAAAGAGAATGTATGTGGAAAACCCCTGGTTGAAGCTATTGCCACACTTGAGGTTGGATTTGGACAAGCTGAGCTTGTACAATGAAGTGAGAGTCCAGCCCAAGCCGGGATTTCTGTCCACCATTGAGAGCATTGTGTACGCACTAAAGGCGGTAGGGGACAGTCCCGAAGGCCTGGACAATCTCTTGGATGTTTTCGAGTCCATGGTTGGAGACCAGAGACGATGTAAAGAAGAGAGACTGAGCAATGTATCACCGCCCGGTTAA
- the LOC133734562 gene encoding CRS2-associated factor 2, mitochondrial, with protein sequence MNTTITFSHCFDELIKTEDTKPKPVLCSECSSGANYDFTPPPVHLSFHFQNPSPYVEQTKLNTLFQMLKLLSSPHKTQTLNPNKPFLFLSRLLSQSLSSNPYDYDPPFSPASKPQNPKNKKTQNADPNKDPTTQPLKSDLPFDFSYSYSETPSAEPISFRESPKFSPFGPGRLDRKWTGTVAPAKQEVDLNRLAQERKRVLGDPLSEEEVAELVERYRHSDCSRQINLGKGGVTHNMLDDIHNHWKRAEAVRIKCLGVPTLDMDNVCFHLEDKSGGAIIYRHINVLILYRGRNYNPKNQPVIPVMLWKPYPPIYPKLVKNVADGLTFEEMKELRNRGLNSLPLMKLTRNGVYVNVVDRVKEAFKTEEVVRLDCTHVGTSDCKRIGAKLRDLAPCIPILFKDEQIILWRGKQDQEQDSKCIDRS encoded by the exons ATGAATACAaccatcacattttcacatTGTTTTGATGAATTGATCAAAACTGAAGACACTAAACCAAAACCTGTGTTGTGTTCAGAATGTAGCTCTGGCGCCAATTACGATTTTACCCCTCCTCCAGTTCATCTCAGCTTTCACTTTCAAAATCCAAGTCCATATGTTGAGCAAACCAAACTAAACACTCTGTTCCAAATGCTCAAGCTTCTCTCTTCACCTCATAAAAcccaaaccctaaaccctaacaaACCATTCCTCTTCCTCTCTCGCCTCCTCAGCCAATCTCTCTCTAGCAATCCCTACGATTACGACCCTCCGTTTTCTCCAGCTTCCAAACCCCAAaaccccaaaaacaaaaagacccAGAATGCTGACCCGAACAAAGACCCGACCACCCAGCCTCTCAAATCGGACCTTCCCTTCGACTTCAGCTACTCCTACTCGGAGACCCCGTCGGCGGAACCTATTTCTTTCCGGGAGTCGCCCAAGTTCTCTCCTTTCGGCCCGGGACGGCTTGATAGGAAATGGACCGGGACGGTCGCCCCGGCCAAACAGGAAGTGGACTTGAACCGGCTGGCCCAGGAGAGAAAACGGGTTCTCGGAGACCCGCTTTCGGAGGAGGAAGTGGCTGAGCTAGTGGAACGGTATCGGCATAGTGATTGCTCTCGCCAAATCAATTTGG GAAAGGGAGGAGTTACTCATAACATGTTAGATGACATCCACAACCATTGGAAGCGGGCTGAAGCTGTGAGGATCAAGTGTTTGGGGGTGCCAACTCTTGATATGGACAATGTTTGCTTCCACCTTGAG GACAAGTCTGGAGGGGCAATTATCTACCGGCATATTAATGTCCTTATTTTATACCGTGGTCGAAATTATAATCCGAAAAATCAGCCAGTAATTCCTGTAATGCTCTGGAAGCCCTATCCTCCGATTTATCCAAAGCTTGTGAAGAATGTTGCTGATGGCTTGACATTTGAAGAGATGAAGGAATTACGAAACAGAGGACTAAATTCCCTCCCTCTCATGAAACTTA CTAGAAATGGTGTGTATGTGAATGTTGTGGACAGAGTAAAGGAGGCCTTCAAGACTGAAGAGGTAGTGAGACTAGACTGCACCCATGTTGGTACCAGTGATTGCAAAAGAATAGGTGCAAAATTGAGG GACCTTGCACCTTGCATCCCCATTTTGTTCAAAGATGAGCAGATTATACTGTGGAGGGGGAAACAAGATCAAGAACAAGACTCCAAGTGCATTGATAGATCATAG